A single region of the Malaclemys terrapin pileata isolate rMalTer1 chromosome 2, rMalTer1.hap1, whole genome shotgun sequence genome encodes:
- the COL1A2 gene encoding collagen alpha-2(I) chain, which produces SYCNLQSIFFFFFLLFPANEATARRRGPRGDKGPPGERGLPGVPGIDGEDGPPGPPGPPGPPGLGGNFAAQYDPSKAADYGHGPMGIMGPRGAPGISGPPGAQGFQGPAGEPGEPGQTGPVGSRGPGGPPGKAGEDGHPGKPGRSGERGVSGPQGARGFPGTPGLPGFKGIRGHNGLDGQRGQAGAPGVKGEPGAHGENGSPGQAGARGLPGERGRVGSPGPSGARGSDGSAGPTGPAGPIGAAGPPGFPGAPGAKGDIGAAGAVGPSGPAGPRGEPGLPGASGPVGPPGNPGANGIAGAKGAAGLPGVAGAPGLPGPRGIPGPAGPAGAAGPRGLAGEPGPAGSKGETGNKGEPGAAGAPGPAGPNGEEGKRGSTGEAGATGPPGPAGLRGVPGSRGLPGSDGRAGGMGPAGSRGAPGPAGARGPSGDSGRPGEPGLLGPRGLPGQPGNPGPAGKEGPVGFPGADGRVGPTGPAGARGEPGNIGFPGPKGPNGEPGKPGDRGNVGVAGSRGAPGPDGNNGAQGPPGIAGGPGAKGEQGPAGPPGFQGLPGPSGPAGEAGKPGDRGIPGEFGLPGPAGLRGERGAPGESGAAGPVGPVGSRGATGPPGPDGNKGEPGNAGAPGGPGPAGSGGIPGERGIVGVPGGKGEKGLPGPRGEAGATGRDGSRGIPGAVGSPGPAGGPGDRGESGPAGSAGPAGARGAPGERGESGPAGPNGFAGPPGAAGQTGAKGERGQKGPKGELGPQGAIGPAGNSGPAGPVGAAGPAGGRGDAGPPGITGFPGAAGRTGPPGPAGITGPPGPPGQSGKDGPRGPRGDTGPVGRPGEQGIVGPAGFAGEKGPSGEPGAVGPPGTSGPQGFLGAPGILGLPGSRGERGLPGISGGNGETGPAGIAGPPGSRGPSGPSGAPGINGSPGEAGRDGNPGNDGPPGRDGAPGFKGERGYPGSNGPAGAAGAPGPHGSVGPSGKPGNRGEPGPVGVTGPVGPAGARGLAGPQGPRGEKGVPGDKGPRGMPGFKGHNGLQGLPGLAGHHGDQGAPGSTGPAGPRGPAGPTGPHGKDGRNGHPGPIGPAGVRGSQGSQGPSGPPGPPGHPGPPGPNGGGYGYEIGYESEYYRADQPSLRPKDYEVDATLKSLNNQIETLLTPEGSRKNPARTCRDLRLSHPEWTSGFYWIDPNQGCIMDAIRVYCDFSTGETCINANPEIIPTKNWYVNKSPRDKKHVWFGETINGGTQFEYNEEGVTSKDMATQLAFMRLLANHASQNITYHCKNSIAYMDEETGNLKKAVILQGSNDVELRAEGNSRFTFSVLEDGCSRKTNEWGKTIIEYRTNKPSRLPILDIAPLDIGGADQEFGLDIGPVCFK; this is translated from the exons GGTCCCAGAGGAGACAAAGGGCCACCAGGAGAAAGG GGTCTACCAGGTGTACCCGGCATAGATGGTGAAGATGGTCCACCAGGGCCACCAGGCCCCCCTGGTCCTCCAGGTCTTGGCGGA AACTTTGCTGCTCAGTATGATCCATCTAAAGCAGCTGATTATGGCCATGGACCCATG gGTATAATGGGACCCAGAGGCGCACCTGGAATAAGTGGACCCCCT GGTGCTCAAGGTTTCCAAGGACCTGCTGGTGAGCCTGGTGAACCTGGTCAAACA GGTCCCGTTGGTTCCCGTGGTCCAGGTGGTCCTCCTGGAAAGGCTGGTGAAGAT GGTCACCCTGGAAAACCTGGAAGATCTGGTGAGAGGGGCGTTTCTGGTCCTCAG GGTGCTCGTGGTTTCCCTGGAACTCCTGGTCTGCCCGGCTTTAAAGGAATTAGG GGACACAATGGTCTGGATGGTCAAAGGGGACAAGCCGGTGCTCCAGGTGTCAAG GGTGAACCTGGTGCCCATGGTGAAAATGGTAGCCCAGGACAAGCT GGTGCTCGTGGCCTCCCCGGTGAAAGAGGAAGAGTAGGTTCTCCTGGACCCTCT GGTGCTCGTGGAAGTGATGGCAGCGCTGGCCCAACCGGTCCTGCT GGCCCCATTGGTGCTGCTGGTCCTCCAGGTTTCCCAGGTGCTCCTGGTGCCAAG GGGGATATTGGAGCTGCTGGTGCTGTCGGTCCCAGTGGTCctgctggtccaagaggtgagcCTGGACTTCCTGGTGCTTCTGGCCCCGTTGGCCCTCCA GGCAACCCTGGTGCTAATGGCATTGCTGGTGCTAAAGGCGCAGCT GGTCTTCCTGGTGTTGCTGGTGCTCCTGGTTTGCCTGGTCCTCGTGGTATTCCTGGACCTGCTGGCCCAGCTGGTGCAGCTGGTCCTAGAGGACTTGCT GGTGAGCCTGGCCCTGCTGGATCCAAGGGAGAAACTGGTAACAAGGGTGAACCT GGTGCTGCTGGTGCACCGGGTCCCGCTGGTCCAAATGGTGAGGAAGGCAAGAGAGGCTCTACTGGTGAAGCTGGTGCTACCGGTCCTCCTGGTCCAGCAGGTCTAAGA GGCGTTCCTGGGTCTCGTGGTCTCCCTGGATCTGATGGCAGAGCTGGTGGTATG gGACCTGCTGGAAGCCGCGGTGCTCCTGGTCCCGCTGGTGCTAGGGGTCCTAGCGGTGATTCTGGTCGCCCTGGTGAGCCTGGCCTCCTTGGTCCAAGA GGTCTTCCAGGTCAACCTGGTAACCCAGGCCCTGCTGGCAAGGAAGGTCCCGTT GGTTTCCCTGGTGCCGATGGTAGAGTTGGCCCAACTGGTCCAGCTGGTGCAAGAGGCGAGCCTGGCAACATTGGATTCCCTGGACCAAAAGGTCCCAAT GGTGAACCTGGCAAACCTGGTGACAGAGGCAATGTTGGTGTTGCTGGCTCACGG GGTGCTCCTGGTCCTGATGGCAACAATGGTGCTCAAGGTCCCCCTGGTATTGCG GGAGGTCCTGGTGCAAAAGGTGAACAAGGTCCAGCTGGCCCCCCTGGCTTCCAA GGTCTCCCAGGCCCCTCAGGCCCTGCTGGTGAAGCTGGTAAACCAGGCGACAGA GGTATTCCAGGTGAATTTGGCCTCCCCGGTCCTGCTGGCCTAAGA GGTGAACGTGGCGCTCCAGGTGAAAGCGGCGCTGCTGGTCCTGTCGGTCCCGTGGGAAGCCGTGGTGCAACTGGCCCCCCAGGCCCTGATGGTAACAAG GGTGAACCTGGCAATGCTGGTGCCCCTGGTGGTCCAGGCCCAGCCGGCTCTGGTGGAATCCCAGGCGAGAGAGGTATTGTTGGTGTCCCAGGAGGCAAAGGTGAAAAG GGTTTACCAGGCCCCAGAGGCGAAGCTGGGGCAACAGGAAGAGATGGCTCTCGG GGTATTCCTGGTGCTGTTGGATCCCCTGGCCCCGCTGGTGGCCCTGGTGATCGG GGTGAATCTGGTCCTGCTGGCTCTGCTGGCCCTGCTGGTGCTCGTGGTGCTCCT GGTGAACGTGGTGAGAGTGGTCCTGCTGGCCCTAACGGATTTGCTGGACCTCCG GGCGCCGCTGGCCAAACTGGTGCTAAAGGCGAGCGGGGTCAGAAAGGACCTAAGGGTGAACTTGGTCCACAGGGTGCTATTGGCCCAGCTGGCAATAGTGGACCAGCA GGTCCCGTTGGTGCTGCAGGTCCCGCTGGTGGTCGCGGTGACGCTGGTCCTCCT GGCATCACTGGTTTccctggagcagctggcagaacTGGTCCTCCCGGCCCTGCG GGTATCACTGGTCCCCCTGGTCCTCCTGGCCAATCTGGCAAAGATGGTCCTAGAGGCCCACGTGGTGATACTGGTCCAGTTGGTCGTCCTGGTGAACAAGGTATCGTTGGCCCAGCTGGTTTCGCTGGTGAGAAAGGTCCATCTGGAGAGCCTGGTGCAGTT GGTCCTCCTGGTACCTCAGGACCTCAGGGTTTTCTTGGTGCTCCTGGTATCCTTGGTCTGCCTGGCTCTCGGGGAGAACGTGGTCTTCCTGGCATTTCTGGAGGAAAT GGTGAGACAGGACCTGCTGGTATTGCCGGTCCTCCCGGTTCACGTGGTCCCTCTGGACCCTCGGGTGCTCCTGGTATAAACGGTTCCCCTGGTGAAGCTGGCCGTGAT GGCAATCCCGGTAATGATGGTCCTCCAGGCCGTGATGGCGCTCCTGGTTTCAAG GGTGAGCGTGGTTATCCTGGCAGCAATGgtcctgctggtgctgctggtgcTCCTGGTCCTCATGGTTCAGTTGGTCCTTCTGGAAAGCCTGGAAATCGTGGTGAACCT GGTCCCGTTGGTGTTACTGGTCCTGTTGGTCCTGCTGGTGCAAGAGGTCTTGct GGCCCACAAGGCCCACGTGGTGAGAAAGGTGTACCAGGTGATAAAGGACCTAGAGGCATGCCTGGTTTTAAGGGACACAATGGATTGCAGGGTCTGCCCGGTCTTGCT GGCCACCACGGAGATCAAGGTGCTCCTGGTTCCACTGGCCCTGCTGGTCCAAGG GGTCCTGCTGGTCCTACTGGTCCTCATGGTAAAGATGGTCGCAATGGACATCCTGGTCCTATTGGACCTGCTGGTGTGCGTGGTTCTCAGGGTAGCCAAGGTCCTAGt GGTCCACCCGGTCCACCTGGTCACCCTGGCCCACCTGGCCCCAATGGTGGTGGATATGGATATGAGATTGGCTATGAATCTGAATACTACCGAGCTGATCAGCCATCTCTCAGACCTAAGGACTATGAAGTTGATGCCACTCTGAAATCATTGAACAACCAAATTGAGACGCTCCTGACCCCAGAAGGCTCCAGGAAGAACCCAGCCCGCACCTGTCGTGACTTAAGACTCAGCCACCCAGAATGGACCAGTG GTTTCTACTGGATTGATCCCAACCAGGGGTGCATCATGGATGCCATCAGAGTGTACTGTGACTTCTCCACTGGTGAGACTTGCATCAATGCTAATCCAGAAATCATCCCCACTAAGAACTGGTATGTCAACAAGAGCCCCAGGGACAAGAAGCATGTGTGGTTTGGCGAAACTATCAATGGTGGTACACAG TTTGAATACAACGAGGAAGGCGTGACCTCCAAGGACATGGCCACCCAACTTGCCTTCATGCGTCTGCTGGCCAACCATGCCTCCCAGAACATCACCTACCACTGCAAGAACAGCATTGCATACATGGATGAGGAAACTGGCAACCTTAAGAAGGCTGTTATACTTCAGGGATCCAATGATGTTGAACTACGAGCTGAAGGCAACAGCAGGTTCACTTTCAGTGTTCTTGAGGATGGCTGCTCT AGAAAGACCAATGAATGGGGCAAAACAATCATTGAATACAGAACGAATAAGCCATCTCGCTTGCCCATCCTTGACATTGCACCTTTGGACATTGGTGGCGCTGACCAAGAATTCGGTTTGGACATTGGCCCAGTCTGTTTCAAATGA